A genomic region of Chlorobaculum parvum NCIB 8327 contains the following coding sequences:
- the prmC gene encoding peptide chain release factor N(5)-glutamine methyltransferase codes for MSEEKVWSVVELLKTTIVFFSEKKIDEPRLSAELLLGQVLGLQRLQLYLDHERPVTPSELGAFRAACRERLQGRPVQYIAGESFFYGYRFFVDERVLIPRPETELVLEHAIERLAASGLDSVDTPSILDIGTGSGCIAITLALRLPGAQVTALDVSADALEVARRNAEEHGVSDRIRFVQADALDLAFAQKAGGPFDLVISNPPYIPESEWATLQKEVKGYEPRLALVSPTGFEFYRSIVATAPALLRKGGVLCFELHADGAEGVKKLLGHEFRDVQVMQDYSRLDRALSCIVG; via the coding sequence ATGTCCGAAGAGAAAGTGTGGAGCGTCGTTGAGTTGCTGAAGACGACGATCGTGTTTTTTAGCGAGAAGAAGATCGACGAGCCTCGCTTGTCGGCGGAGTTGCTGCTTGGGCAGGTGCTTGGTTTGCAGCGGCTTCAGCTCTACCTCGATCACGAGCGCCCGGTGACGCCCTCGGAACTGGGGGCGTTCCGTGCGGCCTGCCGGGAGCGGTTGCAGGGCAGGCCGGTGCAGTACATAGCGGGCGAGTCGTTTTTTTACGGCTACCGCTTTTTCGTCGATGAACGAGTGCTGATTCCGCGTCCGGAGACCGAGCTGGTGCTTGAACACGCCATTGAGCGACTGGCGGCGAGTGGCCTCGATTCGGTCGATACTCCTTCTATTCTCGACATTGGCACCGGCAGCGGTTGCATTGCCATTACGCTGGCTCTGCGGTTGCCCGGCGCGCAGGTTACGGCGCTCGATGTTTCCGCCGATGCGCTTGAGGTTGCCCGGCGCAATGCCGAAGAGCATGGCGTGAGCGACCGCATCCGTTTCGTGCAAGCCGATGCGCTTGATCTAGCGTTTGCTCAAAAAGCTGGCGGGCCGTTCGATCTTGTCATTTCGAATCCCCCCTACATTCCTGAATCCGAGTGGGCGACGTTGCAGAAGGAGGTGAAGGGTTACGAGCCGCGTCTGGCACTGGTGTCGCCTACCGGCTTCGAGTTCTACCGAAGCATCGTCGCAACCGCACCGGCGCTGCTCCGGAAGGGCGGTGTGCTCTGCTTCGAGCTTCATGCCGATGGCGCGGAGGGAGTGAAAAAATTGCTCGGCCACGAGTTCCGCGACGTTCAGGTTATGCAGGATTACAGCCGCCTGGATCGCGCCCTTTCCTGCATCGTCGGTTGA
- the dnaJ gene encoding molecular chaperone DnaJ yields the protein MKRDYYEILGVSRSADKDEIKKAYRKLALKYHPDKNPDNKEAEEKFKEANEAYEVLSNDDKRRRYDQFGHAGVGSSAASGGGPGGFGGGGYADINDIFEMFTGGGRARGGGSPFSGFEDIFGGGFSGGGGRRARSTGIHGTDLKIRLKLTLEEIAKGVEKTLKIKKQVVCSECNGTGSKSGKTETCQTCHGSGEVRQASKTMFGQFVNIVACPTCGGEGQVVKDRCTSCYGEGIKQGEVTVKINVPAGVQDGNYLTLQGQGNAGPRGGAPGDLIVIIEEKPHDQFKRNGDDIIYDLAVGFPDLVLGTKVDVPTLDGHVKLTVPAGTQPNTMLRIGGKGIGHLKGGGSGDLYVRVNVFVPKDVSGKDKEMLKELKKSSHISPNHGEQDHEKSIFEKAKDIFG from the coding sequence ATGAAAAGAGATTACTATGAAATCCTTGGCGTGAGCCGCTCGGCTGACAAGGACGAAATAAAGAAGGCCTACCGAAAGCTGGCCCTGAAATACCATCCGGATAAAAATCCCGACAACAAGGAGGCCGAGGAGAAGTTCAAGGAGGCCAACGAGGCGTACGAGGTGCTGAGCAACGACGACAAGCGTCGCCGCTACGACCAGTTCGGCCACGCGGGCGTCGGCTCGTCAGCCGCATCGGGCGGGGGCCCCGGTGGCTTCGGTGGCGGCGGGTATGCTGACATCAACGATATTTTCGAAATGTTCACCGGCGGTGGGCGCGCACGAGGCGGCGGTTCGCCGTTCAGTGGTTTTGAGGACATTTTCGGCGGTGGTTTTTCAGGTGGCGGTGGTCGGCGAGCCCGCTCGACCGGGATTCACGGCACCGATCTGAAGATTCGCCTCAAGCTCACGCTCGAAGAGATTGCCAAGGGAGTTGAAAAAACCCTCAAGATCAAGAAGCAGGTGGTCTGTTCGGAGTGTAATGGCACCGGCTCGAAGAGCGGCAAGACCGAGACCTGTCAGACCTGCCACGGTTCGGGTGAAGTTCGTCAGGCCTCCAAGACCATGTTCGGCCAGTTCGTCAACATCGTGGCTTGCCCGACCTGCGGCGGTGAAGGCCAGGTGGTCAAGGATCGTTGCACCTCCTGCTACGGCGAGGGCATCAAGCAGGGCGAAGTGACTGTGAAAATCAACGTGCCTGCGGGCGTGCAGGACGGCAACTACCTCACGCTTCAGGGGCAGGGTAACGCCGGACCGAGAGGTGGCGCACCTGGTGACCTGATCGTCATCATCGAGGAGAAGCCGCACGACCAGTTCAAGCGCAACGGCGACGACATTATCTACGACCTTGCTGTCGGATTCCCCGATCTGGTGCTTGGCACCAAGGTCGATGTGCCGACCCTTGACGGCCACGTCAAGCTCACCGTTCCTGCGGGCACCCAGCCGAACACCATGCTGCGCATCGGTGGCAAGGGTATCGGTCACCTCAAGGGTGGCGGCTCGGGCGATCTGTACGTCCGGGTGAATGTATTCGTGCCGAAGGATGTCTCCGGCAAGGATAAAGAGATGCTGAAAGAGCTGAAAAAATCTTCGCACATCTCACCGAACCATGGCGAGCAGGATCACGAGAAGAGCATTTTCGAAAAGGCCAAGGACATCTTCGGATAA
- a CDS encoding flavodoxin domain-containing protein yields the protein MTSTTKKPMKAIILYDSQSVGGSTDRLIDSIGKKLAESGAYVEKARCKTNGDFSFVEEFDLVVLGAPIYYLLVASKLSGALGQSSLRTALKGKKVALFVICGSPEPMAQFLYLPQLKMNLDNPVILAEKVFAPDQTGDQQVIAEFVNSITEAYGKTH from the coding sequence ATGACCAGCACCACCAAAAAGCCCATGAAGGCGATCATCCTCTATGACAGCCAGTCCGTTGGCGGTTCAACCGACAGGCTGATCGACTCGATCGGCAAAAAGCTTGCCGAGTCCGGAGCCTATGTCGAAAAGGCTCGTTGCAAAACCAACGGTGATTTCAGCTTTGTCGAAGAGTTCGATCTGGTGGTTCTCGGAGCCCCGATCTACTACCTGCTCGTCGCCTCGAAACTCAGCGGCGCACTGGGCCAGAGCAGCCTGAGAACGGCGCTCAAAGGCAAAAAAGTGGCCCTCTTCGTCATCTGCGGCAGTCCGGAACCGATGGCGCAGTTCCTCTACCTGCCACAGCTCAAAATGAATCTCGATAACCCGGTGATCCTTGCCGAAAAAGTGTTCGCACCCGATCAGACCGGCGACCAGCAAGTTATTGCTGAATTCGTCAACAGCATCACGGAAGCCTACGGCAAGACACACTGA
- a CDS encoding nucleotide exchange factor GrpE, with the protein MTKKHHKEQEEIQETIKTEAAEENVGDETVAIPAATESDIEAEIAARDAEIQKLRDEVMRRAAEFENFRKQKEREAAQSGKRMLENTVRDLLPLLDDLKRLMEHIPAELQEMAEAKPFVEGVELIRKNFKSLLESKGVKEIEALGKVLDVNFHEAITQIDVPDTEPDTIVQEYQTGYTLGDRVIRHAKVIVAK; encoded by the coding sequence ATGACCAAAAAGCATCACAAAGAACAGGAAGAGATACAGGAGACGATCAAGACCGAAGCTGCTGAAGAAAATGTGGGCGACGAGACCGTAGCCATTCCGGCGGCGACCGAGTCCGATATAGAGGCTGAAATTGCGGCTCGCGACGCGGAGATTCAGAAGCTTCGCGACGAGGTGATGCGCCGCGCGGCCGAGTTCGAGAACTTCCGCAAGCAGAAAGAGCGCGAAGCTGCTCAGTCGGGCAAGCGGATGCTTGAAAATACGGTGCGCGACTTGCTGCCGTTGCTTGACGACCTGAAGCGCCTCATGGAGCACATCCCGGCAGAACTGCAGGAGATGGCCGAGGCAAAGCCCTTTGTCGAAGGTGTGGAGCTGATTCGCAAGAATTTCAAGTCCCTGCTGGAAAGCAAAGGGGTCAAGGAGATCGAGGCTCTCGGCAAAGTGCTCGACGTGAATTTCCACGAGGCGATCACCCAGATCGATGTGCCCGATACCGAACCCGACACTATCGTTCAGGAGTACCAGACCGGCTATACGCTGGGTGACCGGGTGATCCGTCATGCGAAGGTGATCGTTGCCAAATAA
- a CDS encoding peroxiredoxin, producing MSVLVGRPAPDFNAEAVVNGSTFVDSCQLSAYRGKYVVLFFYPLDFTFVCPTELHAFEEKLEEFKKRNVEVLGCSVDSKFSHFAWLNTPRNKGGIQGVTYPLISDINKTIAKDYDVLTADGSVALRGLFLIDKEGIVRHQVVNDLGLGRNIDEVIRIVDALQFTEEFGEVCPANWNKGDKTMKPTDEGLKEYFAE from the coding sequence ATGAGTGTACTTGTAGGCCGTCCGGCACCCGATTTCAACGCAGAAGCCGTTGTCAATGGTTCGACCTTCGTGGATTCCTGCCAGCTTTCGGCATATCGCGGCAAGTATGTCGTGCTGTTTTTCTATCCGCTCGACTTCACTTTTGTGTGCCCGACCGAGCTCCACGCTTTTGAAGAGAAGCTCGAGGAGTTCAAAAAGCGCAACGTCGAGGTGCTTGGCTGTTCGGTGGACTCCAAGTTTTCGCACTTCGCCTGGCTCAATACTCCGCGCAACAAGGGTGGCATTCAGGGCGTGACCTATCCGCTGATCTCCGATATCAACAAGACCATCGCGAAAGATTACGATGTGTTGACTGCTGACGGCAGTGTGGCGCTGAGGGGTCTGTTCCTGATCGACAAGGAGGGCATCGTTCGCCACCAGGTGGTTAACGATCTTGGCCTCGGCAGGAATATCGATGAGGTGATCCGGATCGTCGATGCGCTTCAGTTCACCGAAGAGTTCGGTGAGGTCTGCCCGGCCAACTGGAACAAGGGCGACAAAACCATGAAGCCGACCGACGAAGGTCTGAAAGAGTACTTCGCCGAGTGA
- a CDS encoding flavodoxin domain-containing protein, which produces MTRDNDRQMKAIILYDSRSSGGSTDRLIDSIGQQLAENGAYVEKARCKANADYSFIREFDVVIMGAPVYYMVVSSQLLGALLQSNLKRYLRHKNIALFLTCGSPEAMAQSVYMPQLKIHLMRNRILSEKIIAPHQIDDEDVIYDFVEEIEEGYRKSFKPRGGDLQWSDEALELIESAPPFFSDKIKAALVAYAEENGIRYITPEVLDDARASPKGM; this is translated from the coding sequence ATGACGCGCGACAACGACCGCCAGATGAAAGCCATCATCCTTTATGACAGCCGCTCCAGCGGAGGCTCAACCGACCGACTGATCGACTCTATCGGCCAGCAGCTCGCCGAAAACGGTGCCTATGTCGAAAAAGCCCGCTGCAAGGCGAACGCCGATTACAGCTTTATACGTGAGTTCGATGTGGTAATCATGGGCGCGCCCGTCTATTACATGGTGGTCTCTTCGCAGTTGCTCGGCGCATTGTTGCAGAGCAACCTGAAGCGCTACCTCAGGCACAAAAATATCGCTCTGTTCCTGACCTGCGGAAGCCCCGAAGCGATGGCGCAGTCGGTCTATATGCCGCAGCTCAAGATTCACCTGATGCGCAATCGCATTCTGAGCGAAAAGATCATCGCCCCGCATCAGATCGACGATGAAGATGTGATTTACGATTTCGTGGAAGAGATCGAAGAGGGTTACCGCAAAAGCTTCAAGCCGCGCGGCGGCGACCTCCAGTGGAGCGATGAGGCGCTCGAACTGATCGAAAGCGCACCGCCGTTTTTCAGCGACAAAATCAAGGCCGCGCTCGTCGCTTACGCCGAAGAGAACGGCATCAGGTACATCACCCCCGAAGTGCTCGACGATGCCAGGGCCAGCCCAAAAGGCATGTGA
- the hrcA gene encoding heat-inducible transcriptional repressor HrcA — protein MLYRDLTLRERQVLGIIIQSFVVSATPVGSRTIARNYNLGLSDATIRNVMADLEADGFISQPHTSAGRVPTDKGYRYYVDLLMNVSGIDEQEKQMIDARFSTRSSELKGTSAEVLGAAAKVLGSISRQLGVVLPPRLSNAVFERLDIVQLASTRIMVVIAIQSLFVKTIVMELTAEISRQKIDDVVNILNERLSGLTLEEIRSTIGKRLSDCQSREGLMNSIVGAADTLFDESSILDRLYVSGTENIVDQPEFKQPQKVRNIITMIEDKFGIARLVDNALPSGAYQGRDREVAISIGTENRTDNAIDLTIVSSPYYAGKMVGKVGIMGPKRMDYEHAVRVVNYMAGCLSEALSGNN, from the coding sequence ATGTTATATCGTGATTTGACCCTGCGTGAGCGTCAGGTTCTGGGCATCATCATACAGTCCTTTGTCGTTTCGGCGACGCCGGTTGGTTCCCGCACCATCGCTCGTAACTATAATCTCGGCCTGTCGGACGCGACCATCCGCAACGTGATGGCCGATCTGGAGGCTGACGGCTTCATCAGCCAGCCCCACACCTCGGCCGGACGCGTGCCGACCGACAAGGGGTATCGCTATTATGTCGATCTGCTCATGAACGTCAGCGGCATCGACGAGCAGGAGAAGCAGATGATCGACGCTCGCTTCAGCACGCGCAGTTCGGAGCTGAAGGGCACGTCGGCTGAAGTGCTCGGTGCGGCGGCCAAGGTGCTGGGCAGCATCTCCCGCCAGCTTGGCGTGGTTCTGCCGCCGAGGCTTTCCAATGCCGTTTTCGAGCGACTCGACATCGTGCAGCTCGCTTCGACGCGGATTATGGTGGTCATCGCCATCCAGTCGCTCTTTGTCAAGACGATCGTCATGGAACTGACGGCGGAAATCTCCCGCCAGAAGATCGATGATGTGGTCAACATTCTGAACGAACGCCTGTCGGGGCTGACGCTCGAAGAGATTCGCAGCACCATCGGCAAGCGCCTGTCAGATTGCCAGAGCCGCGAGGGGTTGATGAACAGCATCGTCGGCGCGGCCGATACGCTCTTCGACGAATCGTCGATTCTGGATCGGCTCTACGTTTCGGGTACGGAGAACATCGTCGATCAGCCCGAGTTCAAACAGCCTCAGAAGGTTCGCAATATTATTACCATGATCGAGGACAAGTTCGGCATCGCCCGGTTGGTCGATAACGCCTTGCCTTCGGGTGCGTACCAAGGGCGTGATCGCGAGGTGGCCATTAGCATCGGCACCGAGAACCGGACGGACAACGCTATCGATCTGACTATCGTTTCGTCACCCTACTATGCGGGCAAAATGGTCGGCAAGGTGGGCATCATGGGTCCGAAACGGATGGATTACGAACACGCCGTGCGCGTGGTGAACTACATGGCGGGCTGCCTGTCGGAGGCGCTTTCCGGAAACAACTAA
- a CDS encoding DUF4412 domain-containing protein: MKRPLSFFATLLLIILAIPTSARAAFTGEMEMALTMPNGTSEITYLFGKRDQKMDMTMHLDRIPEPLKTTVITRSSRPDEAIIINHKARTWSAVNLRTAAESATLLDFDSNYRFSRIGTETVKGYPCEHVRLQSSTEQLNLWVSRGLADFSTFRLLQSQNPRLSNTSLSKALEQNGIDGFPVRIVQNNDNGRYAMELVRVKAEQVPESAFSIPSGYQKTEPGRVSIDSDQKKHLRQLMEKMKAFEQ; encoded by the coding sequence ATGAAACGACCACTCAGCTTTTTTGCAACCCTGCTCCTTATCATCCTCGCCATCCCGACGAGCGCACGTGCGGCGTTCACCGGCGAAATGGAGATGGCGCTCACCATGCCTAACGGCACCTCGGAGATCACCTATCTTTTCGGCAAGCGTGACCAGAAGATGGACATGACCATGCACCTCGACCGAATCCCCGAGCCGCTCAAAACGACGGTGATTACCCGAAGTTCCCGGCCTGATGAGGCGATCATCATCAACCACAAAGCCAGAACCTGGAGCGCGGTGAACCTGCGAACAGCCGCCGAAAGCGCCACGCTGCTCGACTTCGACAGCAACTACCGCTTCAGCCGCATCGGCACCGAAACCGTCAAAGGCTACCCGTGCGAGCATGTGCGGCTCCAGAGCAGCACCGAACAGCTCAATCTCTGGGTTTCCCGCGGGCTGGCCGACTTTTCAACCTTCCGGCTCCTGCAATCGCAGAACCCGCGCCTGTCGAACACCTCGCTCTCGAAAGCGCTCGAGCAGAACGGCATCGACGGCTTCCCGGTCAGAATTGTCCAGAACAACGACAACGGTCGCTATGCCATGGAGCTGGTGCGGGTGAAAGCGGAACAGGTTCCGGAATCGGCGTTCTCCATACCCTCCGGCTACCAGAAAACCGAGCCCGGCCGCGTCAGCATCGACAGCGACCAGAAAAAGCATCTGCGCCAGCTCATGGAAAAGATGAAAGCGTTCGAGCAGTAA
- the proS gene encoding proline--tRNA ligase codes for MADKITSRQQDYSQWYIDLVRSAKLADYSDVRGCMVIRPNGYAIWEKMQAALDGMFKETGHVNAYFPMFIPESFIAKEAEHIEGFAPECAVVTHGGGEELAEKLYVRPTSETIIWSSYKKWIQSYRDLPLLINQWANVVRWEMRTRLFLRTTEFLWQEGHTAHADPEEAQEEVIRMINVYRTFAEEYMAMPVIVGKKSESEKFAGADATYCIEAMMQDGKALQAGTSHNLGQNFAKAFDCQFQTKEGVLDYVWATSWGVSTRLIGALIMAHSDDKGLVLPPKLASRQVVIIPILKGDKEEVRAHARFIAKALNKHGISTFVDDSENNSPGWKFAEYELQGIPVRIELGPRDIAEGKCIVARRDTFEKTEVLLDAEMTENIEEILNNIQQNLYERALQFRQDNTVEATTWEEFKAGVEKGFVIAHWDGTDETEALIKEETKATIRVMPTDEEYRKQYNMDEPGTCIRSGNPATQKVVFAKAY; via the coding sequence GTGGCTGATAAAATCACTTCGAGGCAGCAGGACTATTCTCAATGGTATATCGACCTGGTCAGGTCGGCCAAACTTGCCGACTATTCGGACGTGCGTGGCTGCATGGTCATCCGACCGAACGGCTACGCCATCTGGGAGAAGATGCAGGCCGCGCTCGACGGCATGTTCAAGGAAACCGGCCATGTGAACGCCTATTTCCCGATGTTCATCCCCGAAAGCTTCATCGCCAAAGAGGCCGAGCACATCGAAGGATTCGCGCCGGAGTGCGCCGTGGTGACGCATGGCGGCGGCGAGGAGCTTGCCGAAAAACTCTACGTCCGCCCGACTTCGGAGACCATCATCTGGTCGTCGTATAAAAAATGGATCCAATCCTACCGCGACCTGCCACTCCTTATCAACCAGTGGGCCAACGTCGTGCGCTGGGAGATGCGCACCCGCCTGTTCCTGCGGACGACCGAGTTCCTCTGGCAGGAGGGGCACACGGCCCACGCCGATCCGGAAGAGGCGCAGGAAGAGGTGATCCGCATGATTAACGTGTACCGCACCTTCGCCGAAGAGTACATGGCGATGCCGGTGATCGTCGGCAAAAAGAGCGAGAGCGAGAAGTTCGCCGGTGCGGACGCGACCTACTGCATCGAAGCGATGATGCAGGACGGCAAGGCGTTGCAGGCAGGCACCTCGCACAACCTCGGCCAGAACTTCGCCAAGGCGTTCGACTGCCAGTTCCAGACCAAAGAGGGCGTGCTGGACTACGTCTGGGCCACGAGCTGGGGCGTTTCGACTCGGCTGATCGGCGCGCTCATCATGGCGCACTCCGACGACAAGGGCCTCGTGCTGCCGCCGAAACTCGCGTCGCGCCAGGTGGTGATTATTCCGATCCTCAAGGGCGACAAGGAGGAGGTTCGCGCGCACGCGCGCTTTATCGCCAAGGCGCTCAACAAGCACGGCATCTCGACCTTCGTCGATGACAGCGAGAACAACTCGCCCGGCTGGAAATTCGCCGAGTACGAGCTGCAGGGCATTCCGGTCAGGATCGAACTCGGCCCGCGCGACATCGCAGAGGGCAAATGCATCGTCGCCCGCCGCGACACCTTCGAAAAAACCGAAGTGCTGCTCGACGCAGAGATGACCGAAAACATCGAGGAAATCCTGAACAACATCCAGCAGAACCTCTACGAACGCGCCCTGCAGTTCAGGCAGGACAACACGGTTGAAGCGACAACCTGGGAGGAGTTCAAAGCAGGCGTGGAGAAAGGATTCGTCATCGCCCACTGGGACGGCACGGATGAAACCGAAGCGCTCATCAAGGAGGAAACCAAAGCCACGATCCGTGTGATGCCAACTGATGAAGAGTACCGCAAACAGTACAACATGGACGAGCCGGGCACCTGCATCCGCAGCGGCAACCCCGCCACGCAGAAGGTGGTGTTCGCCAAGGCGTACTGA
- the gap gene encoding type I glyceraldehyde-3-phosphate dehydrogenase, with amino-acid sequence MAKVKVGINGFGRIGRLVFRQAVDNPDVEIVGINDLTDVNTLAHLLKYDSTHKKFNGEVKVEGDNLVVNGKTIAICAQRDPAELPWKSLGAELVVESTGIFTKREAAAKHIAAGAKKVIISAPAKDKVDATIVMGVNDDCITGNEEIVSNASCTTNCLAPMVKVLHENFGIVKGFMTTVHAYTNDQNILDLPHKDLRRARSAANSIIPTSTGAAKAIGEVLPELAGKLDGFAMRVPVPDGSVTDLSVIVEKEATKEAINAAMKAAAEGPMKGILEYNVDPIVSCDIVGNAHSCIFDSPLTMSSGNLIKVVGWYDNELGYATRVVDLLSIYSKFV; translated from the coding sequence ATGGCGAAAGTTAAAGTTGGCATCAATGGTTTTGGCCGCATCGGCCGTCTGGTATTCAGACAGGCTGTGGACAATCCCGACGTCGAAATCGTCGGTATCAACGACCTCACCGATGTAAATACCCTTGCTCACCTCCTCAAATACGACAGCACCCACAAAAAATTCAATGGTGAAGTGAAGGTCGAGGGCGACAACCTGGTCGTCAACGGTAAAACCATCGCCATCTGCGCCCAGAGAGATCCTGCAGAGCTTCCATGGAAGTCGCTCGGCGCTGAGCTCGTAGTCGAGTCCACCGGCATTTTCACCAAGCGTGAAGCCGCGGCCAAGCACATCGCTGCCGGCGCCAAAAAGGTGATTATCTCGGCTCCCGCCAAGGACAAGGTCGACGCCACCATCGTCATGGGCGTCAATGACGATTGCATCACTGGCAACGAGGAGATCGTCTCCAACGCAAGCTGCACCACCAACTGCCTCGCCCCGATGGTGAAAGTGCTCCACGAGAACTTCGGCATCGTCAAGGGCTTCATGACCACCGTGCACGCCTACACCAACGACCAGAACATCCTCGACCTTCCGCACAAGGATCTGCGTCGTGCCCGCTCGGCAGCCAACTCGATCATTCCGACCTCGACCGGCGCCGCAAAAGCGATCGGTGAAGTGCTGCCCGAACTGGCAGGCAAGCTCGACGGTTTCGCCATGAGGGTTCCGGTTCCGGACGGTTCGGTTACCGACCTTTCGGTCATCGTTGAAAAAGAGGCCACCAAGGAAGCGATCAACGCTGCCATGAAAGCTGCCGCCGAAGGCCCGATGAAGGGCATCCTCGAGTACAACGTCGATCCGATCGTCTCCTGCGACATCGTCGGCAACGCTCACTCCTGCATCTTCGACTCGCCGCTCACCATGAGCTCCGGCAACCTGATCAAGGTGGTCGGCTGGTACGACAACGAGCTTGGCTATGCAACCCGCGTGGTTGACCTGCTCAGCATCTACTCGAAGTTCGTCTGA
- a CDS encoding NCS2 family permease produces MRNFFEFERLGTGYRQEFLAGLTTFFTLSYIIVVNPAILEAAGMPREASMTATILTAIFGTVLMGLYAKRPFAVAPYMGENAFIAYTVVKTLGYSWQTALGAILISGVLFTLITLTGTRKWLAEAIPMTLKHSFAVGIGLFLAFLGLSDMGVVALGVPGAPVKLGDLTTIPVLCGLGGLVLTSALLVRRVTGALMIGIAATTLLMLALGLLNVPAKPFSLPPSLAPLFLQIDIAGALTWGFIGVILSVLVMDFVDTMGTLIGLSARAGLLDENGNLPEIEKPMLVDALSTTAAALFGTTTAGVYIESASGIEQGGKTGFTALVVAAFFALALFFSPILTIVPPQAYGPVLVLVGMFMIESAGHFDFADYTELLPAFLTIVMMLFTFNIGVGITMGFISWVLIKALSGRFSEINTGMAVLAALSLTFYLFYPYH; encoded by the coding sequence ATGCGGAACTTCTTCGAATTCGAACGGCTCGGAACCGGTTACCGCCAGGAGTTTCTGGCGGGGCTGACCACCTTTTTCACCCTTTCCTACATCATCGTGGTCAATCCGGCCATCCTCGAAGCTGCGGGAATGCCGCGTGAGGCTTCGATGACCGCCACCATCCTGACGGCCATTTTTGGAACGGTGCTGATGGGCTTGTATGCCAAGCGCCCGTTCGCCGTCGCGCCGTACATGGGTGAGAACGCCTTCATCGCCTACACGGTGGTCAAGACGCTCGGCTATTCGTGGCAGACGGCGCTCGGCGCGATTCTGATCAGCGGCGTGCTCTTCACGCTCATTACGCTGACGGGCACGCGCAAATGGCTGGCCGAGGCAATTCCGATGACCCTGAAGCACAGCTTCGCGGTGGGCATCGGACTGTTCCTCGCCTTCCTCGGTCTCTCGGACATGGGCGTCGTGGCGCTTGGCGTACCCGGCGCTCCGGTGAAGCTCGGTGACCTGACAACCATTCCGGTACTCTGCGGACTTGGCGGACTCGTGCTGACAAGTGCGCTGCTCGTGCGCAGAGTCACCGGCGCCCTGATGATCGGCATTGCCGCCACGACGCTGCTGATGCTCGCCCTCGGCCTGCTGAACGTTCCGGCAAAGCCCTTCAGCCTACCCCCATCGCTTGCACCTCTTTTTTTGCAGATCGATATTGCCGGCGCCCTCACCTGGGGCTTCATCGGGGTGATCCTGAGCGTGCTGGTCATGGACTTCGTCGATACAATGGGCACCCTCATCGGCCTGTCGGCCCGCGCTGGCCTGCTGGACGAAAACGGTAACCTGCCGGAAATCGAGAAGCCAATGCTGGTCGATGCGCTTTCGACCACCGCCGCGGCGCTTTTCGGCACCACCACCGCCGGCGTGTACATCGAGTCAGCATCGGGCATCGAGCAGGGCGGCAAGACCGGTTTCACAGCACTCGTGGTCGCGGCGTTTTTCGCCCTCGCACTCTTCTTCTCGCCGATCCTGACCATCGTGCCGCCGCAGGCTTACGGGCCGGTGCTCGTGCTGGTGGGCATGTTCATGATCGAGTCGGCGGGCCACTTCGATTTCGCCGACTACACCGAGCTGCTGCCCGCGTTCTTGACCATCGTTATGATGCTCTTTACCTTCAACATCGGCGTCGGCATCACGATGGGCTTCATCAGCTGGGTGCTCATCAAGGCGCTCTCGGGCAGGTTCAGCGAAATCAACACAGGCATGGCGGTGCTGGCCGCGCTGTCGCTGACCTTCTACCTCTTCTATCCCTACCACTAA